A section of the Engraulis encrasicolus isolate BLACKSEA-1 chromosome 8, IST_EnEncr_1.0, whole genome shotgun sequence genome encodes:
- the si:dkey-242h9.3 gene encoding uncharacterized protein si:dkey-242h9.3 isoform X6 codes for MAQKMREWRKRKRELDELLCCSDSEDEDESIETAVVDSGGSQPTASESVPETSFDLDSDVACLSTTDSEYGDDDYEEEEEAFEGGISSFEVDLRQWATEHKVTHRALNGLLSILRREGHHLPVDCRTLLATPHQKTTESKCGGNYKYYGLEEGIRGFLSLMDSNDVHLTVNIDGIPLFKSSGLQFWPILVKCGRFDPVIVAMFCGKGKPSPLDDFLDDFLKEYKSIKDNGVLYEGQTYNINIDALICDAPARAYLKCIKGHASYESCERCAVQGTRVERRMVFGDQEATLRTDDGFARMQYRNHQTDLSPLIAAGIPGVSSFVLDYMHMVCLGVVRRMLVYLTRGPKICRLSARQKDAVSQKQIGLRGKMPSEFARQPRGLQEMDRWKATEFRQFLLYTGPVVLKSVMSPERYKHFLSLSVAMSILLESDDKIRNAYLQYARDLIKHFITCCDLLYGKTFSVYNVHGLSHLHEDASHFNCSLNDISCFPFENYLQQVKKDVRSGRNPLEQVTRRLTEREHSAVKNHKTRPQVFISAKERDSCFLLENDRFAFVQRKNADGTLACKILHQRHTSPLFHQPCSSALLNVVCIGSGHVTMKNCLLREEDLFRKVAFLPQECGGAVLIPLRHGPEKAN; via the coding sequence ATGGCGCAGAAAATGAGAGAATGGCGAAAACGCAAAAGGGAATTGGACGAACTTCTATGCTGTTCAGACAGCGAAGATGAAGATGAAAGCATTGAAACAGCAGTAGTTGATTCTGGGGGAAGTCAACCTACAGCTAGTGAGAGCGTTCCTGAGACATCTTTTGATCTTGACTCTGATGTGGCTTGCTTGTCCACTACGGATTCTGAatatggtgatgatgattatgaggaggaggaggaagcattTGAAGGGGGGATTAGCAGCTTTGAAGTTGACCTGAGGCAATGGGCCACAGAGCACAAAGTGACACACAGGGCTCTTAACGGTTTGTTGTCCATTTTAAGAAGAGAGGGACACCACTTGCCAGTGGATTGTCGGACACTCCTAGCTACACCTCATCAAAAAACAACAGAGTCTAAATGTGGAGGGAACTACAAGTATTACGGCCTAGAAGAGGGAATCAGGGGTTTCTTAAGTCTCATGGACAGTAATGACGTGCACCTGACTGTGAACATCGATGGCATCCCACTGTTTAAAAGTAGTGGACTCCAATTCTGGCCAATACTTGTCAAATGTGGCCGTTTCGATCCTGTTATTGTGGCTATGTTTTGTGGGAAAGGCAAGCCAAGCCCACTTGACGACTTTCTGGACGACTTTTTGAAAGAGTACAAAAGTATAAAAGATAACGGTGTGTTGTATGAAGGCCAGACCTATAATATCAACATTGATGCCCTCATCTGTGATGCACCAGCGAGGGCATACCTGAAATGCATAAAGGGCCATGCGTCATACGAGAGCTGTGAACGATGTGCGGTCCAAGGTACCCGGGTGGAGAGAAGAATGGTCTTTGGGGATCAAGAAGCCACTTTACGGACTGATGACGGTTTTGCCAGAATGCAATACAGGAACCACCAAACTGACCTCAGCCCCCTCATTGCCGCAGGAATTCCTGGTGTGAGTTCCTTTGTTTTGGATTACATGCATATGGTGTGCCTTGGGGTAGTCAGGCGCATGCTGGTCTACTTAACTCGTGGCCCAAAAATATGCCGGCTATCTGCGAGGCAGAAAGATGCAGTGTCTCAAAAACAAATTGGACTGAGAGGCAAAATGCCAAGTGAGTTTGCTCGGCAACCACGTGGCCTACAAGAAATGGACAGGTGGAAAGCCACTGAATTTCGCCAGTTTCTTCTCTACACAGGACCCGTTGTGCTAAAATCTGTGATGTCCCCTGAAAGGTACAAGCATTTCCTGTCCTTATCAGTAGCCATGTCAATACTGCTGGAGTCGGATGACAAGATTCGAAACGCCTATCTCCAGTATGCTCGTGACCTCATCAAACACTTCATCACCTGCTGTGATCTTCTCTATGGCAAGACATTCTCTGTGTACAATGTGCATGGACTATCGCATCTTCATGAAGACGCCAGCCACTTCAATTGCTCGCTCAATGACATCTCCTGTTTTCCATTCGAAAACTACCTCCAACAGGTGAAGAAGGATGTGAGAAGTGGGAGAAATCCTCTCGAACAAGTGACCAGGCGTTTGACAGAGCGCGAACATTCGGCAGTGAAAAATCACAAAACTCGCCCCCAAGTGTTTATTTCTGCGAAGGAACGGGACAGCTGTTTCCTCTTGGAAAATGACAGATTTGCCTTTGTTCAGCGAAAAAATGCAGACGGTACCTTGGCTTGCAAAATCCTTCACCAACGTCACACCTCGCCCTTGTTTCACCAGCCATGTAGCTCTGCACTTTTAAATGTCGTGTGCATAGGAAGTGGTCATGTGACGATGAAAAATTGCCTGCTGCGGGAAGAGGATTTGTTCCGCAAGGTGGCTTTCCTCCCCCAAGAATGTGGTGGTGCTGTCCTGATACCACTTCGCCATGGCCCGGAAAAGGCCAATTAA